One Burkholderia gladioli genomic window, CCTCACCGCGGCCGGGCGGACCCGGCCCGTCATCAGCAGGACCAGCAGCACGGCGAGCCCGACGATGCCGGCCGGCACCGGCAGCCGGCAGATGCGCACCAACTGGTCGGCAATCGTCCACAAGGCCGCCAGGGCGGTGGCCTGCAGCACCACGCGCGCGGCACGCGCCAGCGCCGGCGGCAGGCCCGCCGCCACGGGCTGCGCGGTGTCGGGGGAGGGGGTGGAAGGCGGGGCCAACGGGAGCTCGGACATGATGCGCGGCACGACTTGATCGACAGGACGAGCCGAGTATAGGATCGGCCTTGTCATAAATAAAATGACTTGTTTCCATCGAAACCATTCCCGATCGGAATTCATCATCCCGGGAATCCCTGGCTCATATCGGAGGCCGCATGGAGCTGCGCGCGCTGCGTTATTTCGTCGAGGTGGTCCGCCAGCAGAGCTTCACGGCGGCCGCCGAACAGATGTTCGTGACCCAGCCGACCATCAGCAAGATGGTCAAGGCGCTCGAGGACGAGATCGGCACGCCGCTGCTGCTGCGCGACAGCCGCCAGATGGTGCTGACCGACGCGGGCCGGATCGTGTTCCAGCGCGGCCAGGACGTGCTGGCCGCGCAGGCCCAGCTGCAGGCCGAGCTCGACGACCTGGCCGAGCTCGGTCGCGGCGAGCTCACGATCGGCATCCCGCCGCTGGGCGGCGCCGCCTTCACGCCGGCCATCGCCGCGTTCCGGCAGCGTTATCCGAACATCGAGCTGAAGCTGTTCGAGCAGGGCGCGCGAATGATCGAGGCCGCGCTCGCCTCGGGCGAGCTGGAGCTGGGCGGGGTGCTGGAGCCGGTCGATCCGGCCGTGTTCGAGGTGCTGCGGATGGTGCGCGCGCCGCTTTGGCTGGTGGCGCGGCGCGGCTCGCGCTGGGACCAGGAGGACACGGTGCCGCTCGCCGACCTGGCCGAGGAACCCTTCGTGTTCTACGCCGAGGCGCTGGCGCTGCACCAGGCCGTGCTCGACGCCTGCGCGCAGGCCGGCTTCACGCCCTCGATCGTGAGCCGCAGCGGCCACTGGGACTTCATGGCCGCGCTGGTCCATGCCGGAGTGGGCATCGCGCTGCTGCCGGCGCCGTATTGCCGCCGGCTCGATCCGGCGCGCTTCAGTTGCCGGCCGATCGTCGAGCCCGAGATCGACTGGTCGATCGCGGCGGCCTGGAAGCGGCGCGGCTACCTCTCGCATGCGGCACGGGCCTGGCTGGAGGTGGCGCGTGAGGTAGGCCCGGTCGATACCGACGACGACCTGGCCTTCGACAGCCTGCGCGCCTGGCCGAGCGAGGGCGGGTCGCGCTGAGGGGAGATACCGATCGGTATCGCGTCGATGTCGGGTCGATTGCTGCCGCGACAGGCATATCGAGGGTTTGCGCGAATCCGATCCGCCGGGTGCCGAAACGGAAATGCCCCCTTTCAGGGGGCACGGGAAGGCGTGAAGTACCGGGCGACGCGCGCGACGTTCGCGTCTCAGGTGCCGGCGGGCAGCGGCGCGTTGGCGATGAAGCGCTGCAGCAGCGCCGTCATGGTCTGCAGCTCGTCGGCCGAGAAACCGGCCAACTGCGCATTGAGTTCGCCCGCCATCAACCCCGGCAGCGCGTCGGCCGCCGCGCGGCCCGGCCCGGTCAGCCCGAGCTCGATCACGCGCCGATCCGAGGCGCTGCGGCGCCGCTCCAGCAGGCCTTTCTTCTCCAGCCGGTCGAGCATGCGCGTCATCGATCCGCTGTCGTAGGACAGCCGCCGCGACAGCTCCAGCGGCGTGCCGGCCTCGCCGCGCGCCAGCAGCAGCATCACGCCGATCTGCTGCGCGGTCAGCCCGAGCGGGGCCAGCGCCTGGTCCATGCGCTCGACGAAGGCCTGCCGCGCCCGCGACAGGTAATGGCCGACGCTGGTCTCGAGCTCGATGTTGGCGGGGTCGTAGAGGGGAGCCATCGCGCGGAAGGGAAATCTGTTGTTTCCAGGAGAAAACCGCGCCCAGTATCTTGAAAATTGCTTGCTTGGTCAATATTATTTCAGGCAATCAATCCCGATTCAGACATCCGCGAGCACCATGCCCACCCTTGCCTGATCCGCTACTCCGAGGAAGTTCGTCATGCCGTACCTGATCCAGATCGCCGGCGCCCTGCGCCGCTACGCCCGTCCCCTCTTGGCCCGCTCCCCGCGCGGCTGGAAGCTTGCGTTGATGGTGGCGATGCTGGTTCTGCCGGGCGGCTCGCTGGCGGCACTCGGTTTCGCCTGGATCGACCAGCGGCGCCAGCGCGCCAAGGATGCCGCCGCCACCTCCGACGAGCCGTCCTCGTGGCGGCTCGCGCTTCGTCTGCACCCGCCGCATTGCACGCATTGAGGCTGCCGGCCCGCTACGGCGCCGAGCTTCCCTCATCATCCTCATCCGCTTCAGGCGTCCATTCGTGATGCCGAATCTTCCCGCCTGCTTCCAGGCTGGTTCCCCGTCGTTCCTGATCCAGATCGTTTTTCGGGATGTGAGAGACGCATAGAGTGGCCTGTCCTCGAATCCCGGGAACCGCAATGAAGTATCCCGGCCGGCTCATCGTCCAGTGAAAGCCCTCCACCAACTGCTCCTGGCGCTCGTCTTGACGATCCCGATCTACCTCGGCGTGGCGAATTCGCCGCTGGACGACTGGTTCCAGAGCGGCGCCGGCTGGCGCGCCTTCGAACTGCTGTTCGATGCCATGGCAAGGCTCGGTATCCACGGGGAAGGCGGCATCCTGATCGGCGCCATGCTGGTCGCCAGCCTTGCGATTGCGGCGATGCTGGTTCGGCTCGCCAGCTTTCGGCGCCGTAATCGCCGGTAACCAGCCAACCCGCGCCGGTAACACATCGGCTCGCCGCCACGTCTTAACCTTACGGCTGATCCGATCGTGTTTCCCGCGTTCGTCAGTTACCATTTCGGCCAGGCCGCGCGCAGCCGCGCCGTCGGCCGCATCGTTCGTCGCCCCGCATGCGGGCGTGCCCAGACAGGAATCCAGTCATGCAGCCAGTTCTTCCCTTGCGTGCGCATCACGCGCTGCGCGTCGCGGTGGCAACGGCCGTCGCGGTGCTCGTCGCCGGATGCGCGGTCGGTCCCGACTACCATCGTCCCGAGGTATCGGTGCCGGCCTCCTACAAGGAAGCGCCGGAAGGCTGGAAGGTCGCGCAGCCCGACGATCGCAGCGATCGCGGCCCCTGGTGGGGCATCTACCAGGATCCGCAGCTCGACGACCTGATGAGCAAGCTGAACACGGCGAACCAGACGGTCGCGCAGTTCGCGGCGGCCTATCGCCAGGCCCGCGCGCTGGTGGCCGAGGCGCGCGCCGCGTACTTCCCGACCGTCGGCGTGAGCGCCGGCGGCACGCGCTCGGGCAGCCCGGGCGGCACCGTCCAGGGCTTCAAGACCGGCCGCACCAACAGCACTTCCTACAACGCCGGGCTCGACGCCTCCTGGGAACTCGACCTGTGGGGCAAGGTGAGCCGCAGCGTCAGCTCGCAGAAGGCCGGCGAGCAGGCCGCCGCCGCGGATCTCGCCAATGCGCGCCTGTCCGCCCAGGGCACCCTGGCGCAAACCTACTTCCAGCTGCGCGAGACCGACGCCGCGCAGAAGCTGCTCGACGACACGGTGGCCTCGTTCCAGCGCTCGCTGACGCTGACCCAGAACCAGTACGCGCAGGGCGTGGCCGCGCGCTCGGACGTGATCCAGGCGCAGACGCAGCTGCAATCGGCGCAGGCCTCGGCGATCAACAACGGCATCGCGCGCGCGCAGTACGAGCACGCGATCGCCACCCTGATCGGCGTGCCGGCCTCGAGCTTCTCGCTGGCGCCGATGCCGCTCACCGCCGAGCCGCCGCGCACGCCGGCCGTGGTGCCCTCGGCGATCCTCGAGCGGCGCCCCGACGTGGCCGCCGCCGAGCGCCGCGCGGCCGCCGCCAACGAGCAGATCGGCGTGGCGATCGCCGCCTTCTTCCCGACCCTCACGCTGTCGGCCAGCGGCGGCGTGCAGAGCTCGGCCTGGTCGCAACTGTTCTCGCTGCCCTCGCGGGTCTGGACCGTCGGCCCGCAACTAGCGGCCACGCTGTTCGATGCCGGGCTGCGCTCGGCGCAGACCGAAGCCGCGCGCGCGACCTACGACCAGAACGTGGCCGAGTACCGCGCGGCCGTGCTCAGCGCGTTCCAGGACGTGGAGGACAACCTCGCCTCGCTGCGCATCCTCGAGCAGGAAATCGTGGTGCAGCGGCAGGCTGTCGATTCGGCCCAGCGCGCGCTCGACATCGTCACCAACCAGTACAAGGCCGGCACCGTCGACTACGTGAGCGTGCTGACCGCGCAGACCACCGCCTTCAACGCGGAGCAGCAACTGGTGGTGCTGAACGGCAATCGCATGGTGTCGTCGGTGAACCTGGTGAAGGCGCTGGGCGGCGGCTGGGACGTCTCGCAGATGGACCGCGAGACGGGCTCGGTGGAAGCGCCCGTCGCGGCCTCCTCGCCGTCGGCCGCCTCGGCCGCCGCGGGCACGCCGGTCGCGCAGCGCTGAGGCAAGGACCGGCGGCAACACGAAAAAAGCGCCGACGGCATCACACCGTCGGCGCTTTTGCATTCGGGGCGATCCCGTCGATCGACGGTCAGAAGGTCAGCGACACCGTGCCCGGGCCGATCGGATGGCCGAGCAGGTTCAACAGGCCGGCCAGGTTCTCGCGTTGCGCGTCGTCGGCGCGGGCGGTGCCGGTGAACGACGAAGCATGGCCGGCGAACGTGCCGTGCCCCTCCAGGAACAGCGGCCCCTTGAGCGTCGACAGGTCGAGCGTCGAATTCGCGCCCTGCGCCTGCCAGACCGCGCGATAGGAGCCGAGCGGCTTGACGATCGAGATCCGCGAGCTGACGTCGTTGATGGTCATGGTGAGCTGGCCGAACACGTCCTGGCCGAACAGCCGCCAGTCGCTCCAGCCGATCCGCACGTCGCCCTGCAGGTCGAGCGTGTTGAACGGCGTGCCGAGCCCCACCAGCAGCGAGGCCGGCACGGCCATCGCGCCCGCCGAGACGGTGGCGCCGCGCAGGCTGGCGTTGATGGTGATCGCGTCCGGCATGGCCTGGGTCTGGCGCATCCGCATCTGCACGCGGCCGGTGAACAGCGGCCAGAACGCGGTACGCCATTCGATGCGGCCCGGCAGCAGGGTGGAGGCGCTGCGGTCGCTGCCCGGCGCCAGCAGCAGGGTGGCCGAGCCGTGCCAGAGCGAGCCGTCGGGATCGACCAGGTTGACGTGGCCGCCGGTGGCGCGCGAGAACTGCGGCGTGACCCAGGCCGCCGGCAGCAGCGCGACGATCATCACCAGGCTCGCCAGCGCGCCGACCACCAGCCACGGCAGCGCCGCGCGAACTCTCATCCAGACCGTCATCGGCGTGCGGCCTCCGCCGTGACGGCAGCCATCTTCATGCTGAAGCTCATTTGTTGTTCGCGCTCGAGGGTTGCATGACCACGGTCAGGTCGACCTGACCGTCTTCCTTCAGCGCGGTGGCGTGCGCCTCGGCCACCTGCACCTTGAACTGCTTGCGCACGTCGTCCACCCATTGCGTCCAGGCCGGGAAGGCGGCGTTCTTGAGCTGGATCTGCACGCCGTTGCCGACCACCTGCACCTGCGCGGCCGCGAAGCCGTGATCGGACAGCGAGCTGGTCAGCGCGTCGCGCAGCGCGATGCCGGTGGGCGCCACGCCCTGCGCGGCGGCGGCCAGCGAGCGCGCCTCGTTGGCCTGCTCGGTCATCTGCGCGAGCTGCAGGCGCATGCCCGGCAGCGCGGTGGCGATCTTCTCGCTGTTCTCGGCGGCCGGCGACCACAGCACCGAATACAGCACCACCGCCACCAGCAGGGCGCCGCCCCAGCCCAGCAGCAGCTTCTCGCGCGAATTGCGCTCGTCCCAGAACTGGGTGAGGGTTTCGGTCAGTTCCGCCTTCATGATCCGCTCCGGATGGTCCATTTGCCCGTGCTGCTGTCGATCTCGCCCGACAGGCCGTTACGCGCCAGGCGCGCGCCGAAGTCGGGATCGACCTTGATGGCGGGCTTGAAGCCGACGTCGAGCCGGCGGTCGTGATAGTCGAGCGAGGCGATGCCGTTGGCCGGCAGCGGCCCGAGCGAGCGGGCCACGCCGCTGGCCAGCGCGAGGAAGTCGTTGGGCGAGAGCTCGCCGGCGGCCACCCGCAGTTGGTCGATCTGGCGCGTCATCTGGGCGGGCGGATCGAGCACCGTGGTGGTCTTGGGGAAGGCCGTCAGCAGCGTCTCGGTAATCTGCGCCGAAATCGCGTCGCGCTCGCGCGCCAGGCGCCACCAGTGAATGTTGATGCCGACCACCGCCACCAGCAGGGTGATCACCGCCAGCGCGGCCGGCAGCTTCAGGCGCGTGAGCGTGGCACGGTCGAAGCGCCAGGGCACGATCTCGAAATCGAACTGGCAGAGGTTGAAGCGCGTCTCGAGCGCGCGGCGGGCGAACATGTCGAAGGGCAGCGGCGTGGTGCCGGGAATCGCGTCGGGCTCGGCGGGCGGCGTGATCGAGGCGAGTTGCGGCTCGGCACCGGGCGCGCCGAGCTGGTACAGCTCGAACGGGCCGCCCGCGGTCAGCGCGGCCAGCGTCGAGCCGGCCGAGGCGGCCGGCGCGGTGAGGCCCTCGCCGAGCGCGCCGCGGGCGATCGCCAGTTCCACGCGCGGCGCGGTCGCGATCGACAGCGCCTCGTCCACCGGCATCGATTCGATGCGCGCCATGATGGCGGCGACGATCGGTGCGCGCGGCGCCTCGCCATCGCTCACTTCCGGCGTGTCCTCGGGCGAGATCACGGCGGCCTCGCTGAGGCCCGCGCCGTCCTCGCCGGCCAGCGCCGCCTCGGCGGCGGGCGCGAGCGTGGCGCCGGCCGGCTGCGGCAGGCAACGCATCGCCGGCACCGCGCGGATCGCGCGATGGCCGGCGGTGGTGAAGGCCTCGATGGCGAAGCGGAACCACTCGCGATCGATCACCGCCAGCACGCGCCGGCCGTCGGGCAGCGCGACCGGGTCGACGGCGATATGGCAGGCCTGCGCGTCCTGGATCACGTAATCCTCGACGATGTTCGGCAGCGCCTGGCGCAGCTTCGGCCCCTTCACGGCGGGCACCGCGGCGGCCAGCAGCAGCAGGTCGCGCGCGGCCACCACCAGCACCGTGGAGGCGGCTTGCGGCAGAGTGGCCAGCGAGCTGCGTCCGGCGCGCTGGGTGTGGCCGCTCTTGTCGACGAGCGCGAACGACAGTTCGGGCCATTGCCACTCGGCCAGCGGCACGGCCGGTTCGCGCGGCGGCAAAACAACAATCAACGTGCTCAAGAGCTCCTCTCCCGGATGGCGTTGTTATAGCTGATCGGAAACCCGGACCACGCGCGTGGTGTGCGTGGTGGGGTCACGATACACGAGCGAGGTGCGGTCGATTTCCGCGCGCCCGTGCTCAATATGACCGTGAACGATGAAATAACTGGACGTCACGTCGATCTGGGTCGGGTCCAGCAGCGTGTTCGGCACACCGGTGGCCTGCAGCGCGAGCTGCGCATCGCCGACGTTGCGGAAGAACACGTTCTCGCGGCGCGCCACCAGCGTCTGCGCGGAGGACACCGAGAGCCCCGGCAGCAGCGCGGCGATCACCTCGGCGCGCGCGGTATTGAGGTTGACCGGCGTGGTGGACGGCAGCACCGTCACGAAGGGCCGCAGCTTCTCGACGATCTCGGGCGTCACGCCGTTGACGTCGAGCAGCGAGTCGACGCTGGTCGGGATCAGCGGCGAGGCGCCCGCGCCGGCGTCGGTGCTGTCGCCGTTGTCGAAGCCCGGGTCGGGATTGCCGGAGTTCAGCGTGCTGTCGCCCTGCGGCGCGACCACCGGCGCGTTGCCGGTGCCGGGCGGGTTGGCGTTCTGGAAGCGCGTCGCCGAATAGCGCAGGCCGGCGCGGATCTGTTTGGCGACGCGCACCGCCAGGGTCGAGTCGATCGACAGCGACACCAGCAGGCGCTTGAAGACGGCGACCGAGGAGGCATTGATCTGCAGCACGCCCGGCGCCGGCGAGGACACCAGGTTGCGCAGGTTGAAGCGCGATTGGGCATCCTCGATATCGCCGGACAGGTAGGTGTCGTCGTCGCCCGAGACATCGGTCACGCCGATCTTGCCGAGGAAGTCGGACAGCCTGGTCTTGGCGATCGGCACCGCCCAGATGCCGCCGAGATAGGTCACGCCGGGGGCCGTGTCGCCCTCGGAGCGCAGGATCATGCGGGTCCAGTCGAGCGCGCCGCGCGCCACCCATTGCGCCTGCATCAGGAGGCGCTGGTTCTCGATGCGGCGGATCTGCACCTCCTGGCGCCACAGCATGCCCGACACCAGGATCGCGGTGAGCGCCACCACCAGCAGCGCGCTGATGATCGCCACGCCGCGCGAATGCGCGCGCGAGGCCGGCGCCCGCGCGACGCGGCGCCGGCGGACGCGAGACAGGCAAGGGGAGACGGAAAAGGGCGCGCGCATCGTCATTCTCCGACCAGGAACACGCGCTTGATCGGCACGCGCAGCGAGGTCGCGCCGATGCCGACCTCGAGCCCCGTGACCGAGCGCTCGGGCGGCCCGTTGCCGACGATCGGCTGCTTGAGCGCGTCGTTGTTCTTGGCGAGCGCGTCGTCGGCGGTCGGCATGTTGATGGTCCAGCCGACCTTCGGCACGTAGACGCGCGCCGTGATCGCGCCCACGCCGCGCATCAGCGGCACCGAGCTCCAGCCGTCCACGCCGCCGTCGGCCAGCATGCTGCGCAGCACGCGCGCGTCGGAGACCGGCGGCGAGGCGTAACGCACCACGCGCCCGGAGCTGATCAGGTAGCGCACGATCTGGATGCGCGGCGCGCCGCCCGGCGTATCGAAGCGGCGCACGATCTGCAGCGTGTTGCCGACCACGCGCACCGGCGGCTGGCCGGCCTCGTCGTCGCTGACGGCGCGGCGCGCGTCGATGCGCATCTGGTCGAACATCTGCGCGAAGGTGCGCTCGTCCTCCATCACCGCCTCGACGTGATTGCGCCCGCGGATCACCTGGTCGAGCCCGCGCCAGGACAGCAGCGCGAGCACGGCCAGGATGGTGATCGCGATCAGCATCTCGATCAGCGTGAAGCCGCGCGAATCGCGTGACGCGCGCGGGCCGCCCGGGCGGCGGCGCTCAGAGCGAGCGATTGGTTTCATTGGCGACCACCGTGACCATCTGCGCGAGCACGCTGGCCTCGCCTGTCTTGCGTACCGAGATCTCGACGCGACGGAACACCGGGTTCGGCGTGGTTTTCACCTTCTGCGTGCAGGTCAGCGCGAGGTTGCCCTGCGAGCAGTCGAACTCCTCCTCGCCGACCTCGGGCCAGGCGTGCGCGAGGCGCAGCTGGCCGAGCGCGTTGTCGGCGCTCCAGCTCGCCAGCAGGCGATCGTTGAGCGCGCCGGAATTGCTGGCCAGCGTGCCGACCGCGCGGATCGAGGCGGCCAGCGCGACCGCGATGATCGCCAGCGCGACCAGCACCTCGATCATGGTGAAGCCGCGCGCGCGGCGCCGCGGCGAAGGCGGGGCCCCGCGCGATGGACGGAACGGGGTGGACATGGTCAGCGCACCTCGTAGCGGCCGTTGCCGGTGCCGACGATCGTCGCGCTGCCGACCGCGGAATAGAGCGTGATGCGCACCGGGGTGTCGACCGGCTCGGTGCCGAACACGATGCGATGCACTTCGGTGTCGGAGCCGGGATAGTCGATGGTCGCGCCGGTCACACCGCCGTCCCAGTTGCGCGGCCGGAACAGGTCGTCGCGCAGCGGGCGCCAGCCGTCCTCGCCGCGCACGTCGAAACGGAAGCCGTTGTCGGTGGGCTGCCAGGCGATCGGCCGCGCGCGCACCTGCGCCTCGTCGCCGGCGCTCTCGAGCAGCAGCGCCACGCGCTGGGCTTCCTCGCGCAGGTCGGTGCGCGGATTGCGATGCATGGTCAGCGTGGCCGCCGACACGAGGATCCCCGCGATCACGAGCACGACGAGCAT contains:
- a CDS encoding LysR family transcriptional regulator; this translates as MELRALRYFVEVVRQQSFTAAAEQMFVTQPTISKMVKALEDEIGTPLLLRDSRQMVLTDAGRIVFQRGQDVLAAQAQLQAELDDLAELGRGELTIGIPPLGGAAFTPAIAAFRQRYPNIELKLFEQGARMIEAALASGELELGGVLEPVDPAVFEVLRMVRAPLWLVARRGSRWDQEDTVPLADLAEEPFVFYAEALALHQAVLDACAQAGFTPSIVSRSGHWDFMAALVHAGVGIALLPAPYCRRLDPARFSCRPIVEPEIDWSIAAAWKRRGYLSHAARAWLEVAREVGPVDTDDDLAFDSLRAWPSEGGSR
- a CDS encoding MarR family winged helix-turn-helix transcriptional regulator codes for the protein MAPLYDPANIELETSVGHYLSRARQAFVERMDQALAPLGLTAQQIGVMLLLARGEAGTPLELSRRLSYDSGSMTRMLDRLEKKGLLERRRSASDRRVIELGLTGPGRAAADALPGLMAGELNAQLAGFSADELQTMTALLQRFIANAPLPAGT
- a CDS encoding efflux transporter outer membrane subunit, with product MQPVLPLRAHHALRVAVATAVAVLVAGCAVGPDYHRPEVSVPASYKEAPEGWKVAQPDDRSDRGPWWGIYQDPQLDDLMSKLNTANQTVAQFAAAYRQARALVAEARAAYFPTVGVSAGGTRSGSPGGTVQGFKTGRTNSTSYNAGLDASWELDLWGKVSRSVSSQKAGEQAAAADLANARLSAQGTLAQTYFQLRETDAAQKLLDDTVASFQRSLTLTQNQYAQGVAARSDVIQAQTQLQSAQASAINNGIARAQYEHAIATLIGVPASSFSLAPMPLTAEPPRTPAVVPSAILERRPDVAAAERRAAAANEQIGVAIAAFFPTLTLSASGGVQSSAWSQLFSLPSRVWTVGPQLAATLFDAGLRSAQTEAARATYDQNVAEYRAAVLSAFQDVEDNLASLRILEQEIVVQRQAVDSAQRALDIVTNQYKAGTVDYVSVLTAQTTAFNAEQQLVVLNGNRMVSSVNLVKALGGGWDVSQMDRETGSVEAPVAASSPSAASAAAGTPVAQR
- the gspN gene encoding type II secretion system protein N, translating into MTVWMRVRAALPWLVVGALASLVMIVALLPAAWVTPQFSRATGGHVNLVDPDGSLWHGSATLLLAPGSDRSASTLLPGRIEWRTAFWPLFTGRVQMRMRQTQAMPDAITINASLRGATVSAGAMAVPASLLVGLGTPFNTLDLQGDVRIGWSDWRLFGQDVFGQLTMTINDVSSRISIVKPLGSYRAVWQAQGANSTLDLSTLKGPLFLEGHGTFAGHASSFTGTARADDAQRENLAGLLNLLGHPIGPGTVSLTF
- the gspM gene encoding type II secretion system protein GspM, which produces MKAELTETLTQFWDERNSREKLLLGWGGALLVAVVLYSVLWSPAAENSEKIATALPGMRLQLAQMTEQANEARSLAAAAQGVAPTGIALRDALTSSLSDHGFAAAQVQVVGNGVQIQLKNAAFPAWTQWVDDVRKQFKVQVAEAHATALKEDGQVDLTVVMQPSSANNK
- the gspL gene encoding type II secretion system protein GspL yields the protein MSTLIVVLPPREPAVPLAEWQWPELSFALVDKSGHTQRAGRSSLATLPQAASTVLVVAARDLLLLAAAVPAVKGPKLRQALPNIVEDYVIQDAQACHIAVDPVALPDGRRVLAVIDREWFRFAIEAFTTAGHRAIRAVPAMRCLPQPAGATLAPAAEAALAGEDGAGLSEAAVISPEDTPEVSDGEAPRAPIVAAIMARIESMPVDEALSIATAPRVELAIARGALGEGLTAPAASAGSTLAALTAGGPFELYQLGAPGAEPQLASITPPAEPDAIPGTTPLPFDMFARRALETRFNLCQFDFEIVPWRFDRATLTRLKLPAALAVITLLVAVVGINIHWWRLARERDAISAQITETLLTAFPKTTTVLDPPAQMTRQIDQLRVAAGELSPNDFLALASGVARSLGPLPANGIASLDYHDRRLDVGFKPAIKVDPDFGARLARNGLSGEIDSSTGKWTIRSGS
- the gspK gene encoding type II secretion system minor pseudopilin GspK, encoding MTMRAPFSVSPCLSRVRRRRVARAPASRAHSRGVAIISALLVVALTAILVSGMLWRQEVQIRRIENQRLLMQAQWVARGALDWTRMILRSEGDTAPGVTYLGGIWAVPIAKTRLSDFLGKIGVTDVSGDDDTYLSGDIEDAQSRFNLRNLVSSPAPGVLQINASSVAVFKRLLVSLSIDSTLAVRVAKQIRAGLRYSATRFQNANPPGTGNAPVVAPQGDSTLNSGNPDPGFDNGDSTDAGAGASPLIPTSVDSLLDVNGVTPEIVEKLRPFVTVLPSTTPVNLNTARAEVIAALLPGLSVSSAQTLVARRENVFFRNVGDAQLALQATGVPNTLLDPTQIDVTSSYFIVHGHIEHGRAEIDRTSLVYRDPTTHTTRVVRVSDQL
- a CDS encoding PulJ/GspJ family protein, whose translation is MKPIARSERRRPGGPRASRDSRGFTLIEMLIAITILAVLALLSWRGLDQVIRGRNHVEAVMEDERTFAQMFDQMRIDARRAVSDDEAGQPPVRVVGNTLQIVRRFDTPGGAPRIQIVRYLISSGRVVRYASPPVSDARVLRSMLADGGVDGWSSVPLMRGVGAITARVYVPKVGWTINMPTADDALAKNNDALKQPIVGNGPPERSVTGLEVGIGATSLRVPIKRVFLVGE
- the gspI gene encoding type II secretion system minor pseudopilin GspI, translated to MSTPFRPSRGAPPSPRRRARGFTMIEVLVALAIIAVALAASIRAVGTLASNSGALNDRLLASWSADNALGQLRLAHAWPEVGEEEFDCSQGNLALTCTQKVKTTPNPVFRRVEISVRKTGEASVLAQMVTVVANETNRSL
- a CDS encoding GspH/FimT family pseudopilin, yielding MRTTGTTSLRFPPRRMRGFTLLEMLVVLVIAGILVSAATLTMHRNPRTDLREEAQRVALLLESAGDEAQVRARPIAWQPTDNGFRFDVRGEDGWRPLRDDLFRPRNWDGGVTGATIDYPGSDTEVHRIVFGTEPVDTPVRITLYSAVGSATIVGTGNGRYEVR